A window of Pseudoliparis swirei isolate HS2019 ecotype Mariana Trench chromosome 2, NWPU_hadal_v1, whole genome shotgun sequence genomic DNA:
ttaaattaataataataataataactaactaacaaaatatgcaaactccagacagaaggaacgcccggactgggaattgaacccacggccctctggctgtgaggcgacggtgctagccactacaccaccgtacagccctgaaagtgtcttcacctcatgtaaacaactgattttcagctggcgcatgcgcaaaggatagtcctcaatgaaacacatttattttgagttgatatgcacaccatctaacctaaataaatctaataaatgaaagtattcatacattttgtgttacacccattaaatttaaatatctatttttgtaattgatttatttaaatgtatcaaacaatatttaaatgtgtcacctctaagaagggcttgaatcgtttttttgagtgtaaagAGACTCACCAACACGTTCTTCTTGTCTGACAGTGATGACATTTTGCGGACAATTTTTCTTTCTCCAATCTCCCGTTTTGCCCTGAACGCAGAGACATCCTGAAAGTACATGTATTCTCATTAATTCAAAGTGGAAGCAAGCAGACTTCCGGCAAAGGCTGATTGTGCCTTCAGTACAAGAAAGCCAGGTTTAGAAATACTACCTGGATGTGTTTGAGAGAGTTGATTTCAGACTCAGGAGAGCAGAGGACGTCCTCCGGGCCTGTGGACGTGATCTTTACCAGGTACAGGAGCCATTTGCCATCTTTGTTCCATTTGGGCCACTGAATGTGAAGTGAGGCTTTGACAGAAGTCTTCCACAAGTTGTTTATCTGGAGGAGAAATCAATATGTTATGATTTCAAAGACAGCGGTGATTTAAAAATCGAAGGTGGAATGAATAAACTTACTCTGAATGTATATGTAATCAAACTTCCtatctcttcttctgtcttcaTGGCACTTTCACCTTTCACAACGCCTCCAAAAGAAACCTGATTAGGGATGGCTTCTCTGATGAAGACAAGCAACAATATTAGTTTATATACTTTTAGAGGCACTTTATCCAAAGTCAAACATCAGTTTAACCCACTTACCCACTGACCGACAACGGCAGTTCAATGATtattttagccttcactttaaCGAGGGCGATATTTTCTTGCACACTTGTTCTGCAAAAAGAAACATACACCAATGTAGTACAATACTTCtattgaagtttttttttaaacaggaaaAGCATGTCGCAGCAGGACTTACGTTTGGAGCTGCAGGTCGATGTCAATCTCCGTGGTGTCGAGGGTCACGCCCACAGTGCTCAGGATGATGTAAAATGTAGCCTGGTGcaaaaaaggggagaaaaaacCCCAACATCTCTCACGTTTGAAATACAACAACTAAGTGTCAGGACGAACATGTGAAACTAGTCTGTACCTTTGAGTCTCTCTTGAAAGGGTTCCCCAGCTCACAGTCCGCTTGAGAgccgttctgattggctgtacAGATGATTGGCTTTTCCAACTGGGAAACAACACAATGGGAAATAAATTCAAATCAAAAAACAAGTCGTAAATCAGAAAATATATGCACTTTATTTCAGTGGTATTTCACTAGATAATGTCTGTCAATCCGCCATAACCACAaacagaaaatgtatttctattaAATCTTTAACTAAAAGTTGGTAATCAACTAACTTTTCCTTCAGCGCTTTGAGGTAGAAATGTTCACTAATCCAACAATTTATTatcatgtattattattagttattcATGACATTCAGATACTAAAACTTAACACCAAATCAGTTTCAGTTTACGAATCAATACTAACATAACATACTAACATGTAATATTGTAATACCCAGGCCGATTGCTAAACCACAGCACGTCGGCGTGGTGGTGGCAGCGCCCCCCTCAGGCCACATCTTACTTTTTTGAGTAGAAACTGATTTAATGCACCAGCCTGCTGCTAAGTCACTCGTTTCAATAATGCTTGCGTCCAGTgtcaataaatgtgtttatttgtttatttattgtcagTCATTTGGGTCTATTAATTTATGAAGTTATGTCGTCTTTTATGGATAATTCTCGTGAGGCTGCACTACATTCGGAGGTTGTATAGCctatttataattaataatcCTGTGTATGCACAAGCTGCAAAGGGCCATAAATACAAGATTAATATTTTGTTGGTTTGGAGATAAGGACTCTGACATTTTGcacattttgattttaattttattgGCCAATAACATAAAATCCTCATCATCACAACATCCATTATTTCTTCACCCTCCCTACAGCCCTGCTTTCTCTGACAAATATGTAAGGCAGTGACAGCTACTGTTAGGCTTCATTTTGACTGAACTATTTGTTACTTTTACTAAAGTTAAAAGTTACCGTTGTCTGATGTGAGCGCACTCCAGAATAAGACAGCGTATCTGGGAACGTCCCCACCAGCTTCGCCTCGTACGCATCATCTTCATTCATGTTGTCGACTGTCACACGCAGAGCCAAGTCCTTCCTCTCGTAATTCAGATGGAACACCGGGACGTTCTTATTGCtgcaaatacacaaacatatcCACTCACTTTAGGTCGACACCCTTATGGTATCTAATATATAGATTAAAAATTAGACTGTTATGGCAGACATTTTATCCACGTATTACTGACTTGTACAACCAGCAGACACTGAGCAACATACACGTAACATGAGCAGCATTATTCTGGTGAATGTACATCagagagagatatatttatatacatattcaaaCCAAAGCTAGTTAACTGTGGAAGAACTCGGCGTTGACTCATTGGGATTGGAAGTACAAGCATTTCTATAATTAGGAAGTTGATCACATGTTTAACGCAGAGTTAATCCATGAATTTGACCATATTTTTAGATCACATTCTACTCACATGGGCAGTGGGGAGTACACGTCGAGGTTGCTTTGTTTGTAGTATAATTTGTACTCCATCTTCAGGTTACTCCGGCAAATATGATCACTTCCACATCCCTCTTTCACAAAGTTGACCTGCAGCAACAACAAATCACAACAAAAGCATGTAAACACTTTGCTCCACTGTGAAACCTTTTGTCattaacataaaaataaaagttgtaGTGCGAATGTTTACCTCAATGACGTCTTTGCTTGGTTGAGAGGAGTCTAATATGGGCATGAGTTGCGACAGGCCGTTCCTCGTCTTCTGTCGTTTAGTTCCCACAATTTCTGCCGACACCTCAATGGGGATGCTGCGCATCTTGTCCTTAATGTTGTCCTGTGAAAATCAGCCACcattcatattaatatttacCTCTACATGGGAAATACTAACTGCAGTCTGTATAAAACAGTTGAATAATCATTAACAATAAGAAAGTAGAATTGTTTTGTATGCAAGAAAAATGCTTAAAACAActtaaaacaattatatatttcTGTGACATCAAATGTATTGAAACATAGTATATGGTCAGATGTGttgctccaaaaaaaaaactatatacTTCTTTATTTTACAGGCAACAACAATATTTTGAAAGCAGTTCTCGCTGAGCGTACCAAGCGCAGACTAACTCCAATTGTTCCTGACTGTTGCTCTCTGAGTAGAATCTCTCCTACGAATGTGATTTAAGTGTGGTGGAGATTTGTCTCACTTTTAGTCTGGCTGTAATCTTGATGCATGACTTCTGGTTTTGCCCTCGGAGGTCCAAAGTGCCATTTAACTGATAGTCTGTTTCAGGGCGGGATTTGTTGAGGAACGTCACTCTGGAGGTCAGCCCCTGTTTCCTGCGATCTGCGTCCGCTTCGACCGAGTAGCCGATAGCTGCAGTGAGGAGGGAAGCAGGAGAAAATGTGCTGAACAAATCTTTGATTTATAAAAGACGATTTACTTTTCTTTCTCATTATTTCACTTACTTAGTCTGGGGTTGTAAGATGCAGTGTTTGCTTTCCAGGTGAAGCACGCGTCCACCGTGAAGCTGAGAACAGAACAGCACATGGATTTGTTTTCCACAATAACCTTTTGACTATGAAGCCTGTTTAATGTAAGAATGTTAGAGCACCTACCAAATGCTGCTACCACAGGTTTTGATTGTAAGGTCTATTTCCTGTGGAGATATGTTGACGTCTCTCCTGATGCTGATGACTGGCCGTGCCCTGAAATAAAGGTTGTTAAATGAAGCTGTGGTACACATCCGCGGTGTTTAAATAGACATAGAAAGGGTAATAATGACCTGTAGATCAGGGCTGTGTCCGACAGAGAGCCCACAGCCACGTCTGGATAAGAGTTACTGTCCAAGTCCATGTTCCCGGCCAGAGAATATCCGAAGAGTCGCATGTTGTGCTCCTTTCCTGAAAGGATCTGTAATAACAGAGAGAGAATAATTAGGGTTAAAAAGAACTTGGTCAgctaattaataaaataacGTAACATTGAACTGTTATATTTAGTGTCAGAGGCCCAAAATTGTTTGAGACTTTTGGCAGCAACTACTTCAATAACTGTGGGTTCTAGAGCAAGAttatatgtcaaaaataatgcTTAATAAATCAACACAGAGAAGTCCCTGTCCACAGGAAGGTCCAGAAAAATCAACGTCTTGAACATATAGTCTGtatgcttttacgttgtatctctgacattatgtttttattctgtccattttaacattgttctcccctattttatttgctttatctgtagattgtatttgcaatcttgtgtttttaggtttgttcttaacatcagcaacattgggactacagatgaaaaatagcctcttggctaactctggcacatttactgcaatgtttttatcaatgtgcactgtcccttattaaataaaccatttaaaaaatatatatatgcaaacgTTTCAGAGCTCAGAGCAGCTCAGACTGATGTTTTGGCCACACGGGGGCAGCGGAAATATGCtgtgaacacaacactgacaaatgaTCAGCTATGAGACCCCTTTGTTAATATGAAAATATTGATTACAGCCACTTGAAGCAAAGCTCCACAAAGCCCACCTGCgctgggctggttttgattccTTGCGCAGAGCCGTGATAAATGTAGACTTTTCCTGCACCGCCATCGTCATAAGGAGCTCCGACGGCAATGTCTGCATGAGGAAGAAACCAGTTTATATGTGGCAGAGACCgacagagaaacaaaaagaagcaACAAAATGGCCGCTAAATTACCTTCATATGAGTCTTGATTGATGTCTCCAATGTTTTTCACTGCCAGGCCAAACATGGAGTCTTTGGTCCCATTTAAACGAACGGGTGTGATTCTTTCCCACCTTCCTGCCTGATTGATGTAGACGTACACGGCTCCTCCAACGTCTCCGTCCTTCATGTAGAACTGAGGGGCTCCCACGACGATGTCTTGCCATCTGAATCAAAGAAGGGAGGTCAGTGTCTTACAGAATA
This region includes:
- the itga6a gene encoding integrin alpha-6 isoform X2; this encodes MLLPLLLPGRPSAVYVALLFYSHLLEPTWVLAFNLDTSHVIRKDGEPGSLFGFSLAMHRQLNPDKRMLLIGAPRARALGKQTANITGGLYKCEITHSNECERIEFDSEEDIQVENKENQWMGVTVQSQGPGGKITCAHRYQRRMFVNTPLEYRDITGRCYVLSQDLTIDSLSDEDGGNWNFCKGRPRGHEMFGSCQQGLAATFTKDYHYVVFGAPGAYNWKGIVRVEQKNNTLIEMGVYDDGPYEVGDEHLLSPDLVPVPANSYLGFSLDSGHSITRYRGLTVVAGAPRANHSGAVVLLKKESDASSRLLVEHTLLGPGLASSFGYDVAVVDLNGDGWQDIVVGAPQFYMKDGDVGGAVYVYINQAGRWERITPVRLNGTKDSMFGLAVKNIGDINQDSYEDIAVGAPYDDGGAGKVYIYHGSAQGIKTSPAQILSGKEHNMRLFGYSLAGNMDLDSNSYPDVAVGSLSDTALIYRARPVISIRRDVNISPQEIDLTIKTCGSSICFTVDACFTWKANTASYNPRLTIGYSVEADADRRKQGLTSRVTFLNKSRPETDYQLNGTLDLRGQNQKSCIKITARLKDNIKDKMRSIPIEVSAEIVGTKRQKTRNGLSQLMPILDSSQPSKDVIEVNFVKEGCGSDHICRSNLKMEYKLYYKQSNLDVYSPLPINKNVPVFHLNYERKDLALRVTVDNMNEDDAYEAKLVGTFPDTLSYSGVRSHQTTLEKPIICTANQNGSQADCELGNPFKRDSKATFYIILSTVGVTLDTTEIDIDLQLQTTSVQENIALVKVKAKIIIELPLSVSGEAIPNQVSFGGVVKGESAMKTEEEIGSLITYTFRINNLWKTSVKASLHIQWPKWNKDGKWLLYLVKITSTGPEDVLCSPESEINSLKHIQDVSAFRAKREIGERKIVRKMSSLSDKKNVLTCDSQIKCVVLKCPLQGLDGTALELRSRLWNSTFIEDFASISNVHIVVKASLVLHTQFKNMMLRTPHTDVTVSVSPEGAVAQHSGVPWWIILVAVLAGILILSLLVFLLWKCGFFKRSKQEDSVPSYHAVRIRKDTLENKDGKVQLDPFEKKQWTTNWMDGESYS
- the itga6a gene encoding integrin alpha-6 isoform X4, giving the protein MLLPLLLPGRPSAVYVALLFYSHLLEPTWVLAFNLDTSHVIRKDGEPGSLFGFSLAMHRQLNPDKRMLLIGAPRARALGKQTANITGGLYKCEITHSNECERIEFDSEEDIQVENKENQWMGVTVQSQGPGGKIVTCAHRYQRRMFVNTPLEYRDITGRCYVLSQDLTIDSLSDEDGGNWNFCKGRPRGHEMFGSCQQGLAATFTKDYHYVVFGAPGAYNWKGIVRVEQKNNTLIEMGVYDDGPYEVGDEHLLSPDLVPVPANSYLGFSLDSGHSITRYRGLTVVAGAPRANHSGAVVLLKKESDASSRLLVEHTLLGPGLASSFGYDVAVVDLNGDGWQDIVVGAPQFYMKDGDVGGAVYVYINQAGRWERITPVRLNGTKDSMFGLAVKNIGDINQDSYEDIAVGAPYDDGGAGKVYIYHGSAQGIKTSPAQILSGKEHNMRLFGYSLAGNMDLDSNSYPDVAVGSLSDTALIYRARPVISIRRDVNISPQEIDLTIKTCGSSICFTVDACFTWKANTASYNPRLTIGYSVEADADRRKQGLTSRVTFLNKSRPETDYQLNGTLDLRGQNQKSCIKITARLKDNIKDKMRSIPIEVSAEIVGTKRQKTRNGLSQLMPILDSSQPSKDVIEVNFVKEGCGSDHICRSNLKMEYKLYYKQSNLDVYSPLPINKNVPVFHLNYERKDLALRVTVDNMNEDDAYEAKLVGTFPDTLSYSGVRSHQTTLEKPIICTANQNGSQADCELGNPFKRDSKATFYIILSTVGVTLDTTEIDIDLQLQTTSVQENIALVKVKAKIIIELPLSVSGEAIPNQVSFGGVVKGESAMKTEEEIGSLITYTFRINNLWKTSVKASLHIQWPKWNKDGKWLLYLVKITSTGPEDVLCSPESEINSLKHIQDVSAFRAKREIGERKIVRKMSSLSDKKNVLDFASISNVHIVVKASLVLHTQFKNMMLRTPHTDVTVSVSPEGAVAQHSGVPWWIILVAVLAGILILSLLVFLLWKCGFFKRSKQEDSVPSYHAVRIRKDTLENKDGKVQLDPFEKKQWTTNWMDGESYS
- the itga6a gene encoding integrin alpha-6 isoform X1; translated protein: MLLPLLLPGRPSAVYVALLFYSHLLEPTWVLAFNLDTSHVIRKDGEPGSLFGFSLAMHRQLNPDKRMLLIGAPRARALGKQTANITGGLYKCEITHSNECERIEFDSEEDIQVENKENQWMGVTVQSQGPGGKIVTCAHRYQRRMFVNTPLEYRDITGRCYVLSQDLTIDSLSDEDGGNWNFCKGRPRGHEMFGSCQQGLAATFTKDYHYVVFGAPGAYNWKGIVRVEQKNNTLIEMGVYDDGPYEVGDEHLLSPDLVPVPANSYLGFSLDSGHSITRYRGLTVVAGAPRANHSGAVVLLKKESDASSRLLVEHTLLGPGLASSFGYDVAVVDLNGDGWQDIVVGAPQFYMKDGDVGGAVYVYINQAGRWERITPVRLNGTKDSMFGLAVKNIGDINQDSYEDIAVGAPYDDGGAGKVYIYHGSAQGIKTSPAQILSGKEHNMRLFGYSLAGNMDLDSNSYPDVAVGSLSDTALIYRARPVISIRRDVNISPQEIDLTIKTCGSSICFTVDACFTWKANTASYNPRLTIGYSVEADADRRKQGLTSRVTFLNKSRPETDYQLNGTLDLRGQNQKSCIKITARLKDNIKDKMRSIPIEVSAEIVGTKRQKTRNGLSQLMPILDSSQPSKDVIEVNFVKEGCGSDHICRSNLKMEYKLYYKQSNLDVYSPLPINKNVPVFHLNYERKDLALRVTVDNMNEDDAYEAKLVGTFPDTLSYSGVRSHQTTLEKPIICTANQNGSQADCELGNPFKRDSKATFYIILSTVGVTLDTTEIDIDLQLQTTSVQENIALVKVKAKIIIELPLSVSGEAIPNQVSFGGVVKGESAMKTEEEIGSLITYTFRINNLWKTSVKASLHIQWPKWNKDGKWLLYLVKITSTGPEDVLCSPESEINSLKHIQDVSAFRAKREIGERKIVRKMSSLSDKKNVLTCDSQIKCVVLKCPLQGLDGTALELRSRLWNSTFIEDFASISNVHIVVKASLVLHTQFKNMMLRTPHTDVTVSVSPEGAVAQHSGVPWWIILVAVLAGILILSLLVFLLWKCGFFKRSKQEDSVPSYHAVRIRKDTLENKDGKVQLDPFEKKQWTTNWMDGESYS
- the itga6a gene encoding integrin alpha-6 isoform X3; translation: MLLPLLLPGRPSAVYVALLFYSHLLEPTWVLAFNLDTSHVIRKDGEPGSLFGFSLAMHRQLNPDKRMLLIGAPRARALGKQTANITGGLYKCEITHSNECERIEFDSEEDIQVENKENQWMGVTVQSQGPGGKIVTCAHRYQRRMFVNTPLEYRDITGRCYVLSQDLTIDSLSDEDGGNWNFCKGRPRGHEMFGSCQQGLAATFTKDYHYVVFGAPGAYNWKGIVRVEQKNNTLIEMGVYDDGPYEVGDEHLLSPDLVPVPANSYLGFSLDSGHSITRYRGLTVVAGAPRANHSGAVVLLKKESDASSRLLVEHTLLGPGLASSFGYDVAVVDLNGDGWQDIVVGAPQFYMKDGDVGGAVYVYINQAGRWERITPVRLNGTKDSMFGLAVKNIGDINQDSYEDIAVGAPYDDGGAGKVYIYHGSAQGIKTSPAQILSGKEHNMRLFGYSLAGNMDLDSNSYPDVAVGSLSDTALIYRARPVISIRRDVNISPQEIDLTIKTCGSSICFTVDACFTWKANTASYNPRLTIGYSVEADADRRKQGLTSRVTFLNKSRPETDYQLNGTLDLRGQNQKSCIKITARLKDNIKDKMRSIPIEVSAEIVGTKRQKTRNGLSQLMPILDSSQPSKDVIEVNFVKEGCGSDHICRSNLKMEYKLYYKQSNLDVYSPLPINKNVPVFHLNYERKDLALRVTVDNMNEDDAYEAKLVGTFPDTLSYSGVRSHQTTLEKPIICTANQNGSQADCELGNPFKRDSKATFYIILSTVGVTLDTTEIDIDLQLQTTSVQENIALVKVKAKIIIELPLSVSGEAIPNQVSFGGVVKGESAMKTEEEIGSLITYTFRINNLWKTSVKASLHIQWPKWNKDGKWLLYLVKITSTGPEDVLCSPESEINSLKHIQDVSAFRAKREIGERKIVRKMSSLSDKKNVLTCDSQIKCVVLKCPLQGLDGTALELRSRLWNSTFIEDFASISNVHIVVKASLVLHTQFKNMMLRTPHTDVTVSVSPEGAVAQHSGVPWWIILVAVLAGILILSLLVFLLWKCGFFKRASKDQYDAAYHKAEIHVQPSDKDKLSAEA